One Carettochelys insculpta isolate YL-2023 chromosome 15, ASM3395843v1, whole genome shotgun sequence DNA window includes the following coding sequences:
- the SYNPO gene encoding synaptopodin isoform X2: MSWLLLWSKGLSRSASLSEKELKEAKARSQKIAAQLTNPPSTNSKGVLLFNRRKQRVKEFTLESTGERGEEATARGSPGALQPCISNHGRQLSLKRASDASKELTESLCAQDPGGRNFEGSMEDYEGNPHQEKTQTLPKNEIRSEETLPQTNPVPPLKDSPNGDLQQVPLTIYLKENIKVPSANGVHEPSTNGHGAVPASDSENNVLNREWTASVADKEKNGDVIVKEQNVPVIDKVTVPVASRESTVPVASRESTVPVASKEATVLVASKEATVPVVSREVTVPVASREATVPVSSQEATVPFVSKEATVPVVSKEATVPVSSQESTVPFMSKEATVPVSSQESTVPFMSKEVTVPVSSQESSVPVVSKEWNGVPNKQYYEVHLTLAKPKPVKNRTARPFGTQATVTISQPPEKSAGVELPPPPTYAETLFSPPPVTRVRSPPAYSALYPSAEQKPPLLQGPPHGESKSTPLPKTGILEESVARKAIKKPMFTFVEKPKVAPNPDLLNLVQSADIRKKQKEQGEPVPEEEPFALGAEASNFLHQNALKSGPHMESADDAPEWSSCLKSPRLQPKPQMKPNQTLTEAKGKGAELFARRQSRMEKYVIESPTHPALGRSPSPTMSLPPSWKYASNVHATPAPFRPSPKSPARSFKTPPASLYNSSIPESEIAQKELEISKQKPYQLQSSLFILSPAKEPVRSLPRGAPPPQPAFPDSPSHIRHTSCPTSPLTPSPALHSPALSSSSQPTSGPLFPPAGTVLLAQDIRTSAPFASPSRVLSPRAKGVFQAPRPAYSTRNAGIEPQERRVSLPASLPWSPRPGPPSSPLDGWLSPAPMSEPEDGSVRSPPPPMSPSWSERSLSPLRPEAEPRASRQMQALLARNIINAARRKSASPKALGPEGIGPYPPPSGSRASPCSSPRALDNPSLSPQSPRAAWPAGHSPSSSGTPQFSTSACIGPRAFSGHSLTYISPLQSPRAARPDGHRAFTLPTSTGALVINAAAGSSPGSPGSSSPTSRHPAPAPESTWPDGHRIPTTSPSTGALPGNPSSCTSPRSLASFSPTFIRPVQSPQGGVRAPVKRYTSRSSTDSDVSLDSEDSGLKSPGIHSFNICPRGWTGSMRLKPGRLPSEASCTS, encoded by the exons GTCTCTCCAGGAGTGCCAGCCTGTCCGAGAAGGAGCTGAAAGAGGCTAAAGCCAGGAGCCAGAAAATCGCAGCCCAGCTAACGAACCCCCCCAGCACAAACTCCAAAGGCGTGTTGCTCTTCAACCGGCGCAAGCAGCGAGTGAAGGAGTTCACCTTGGAAAGCACCGGGGAAAGAGGGGAGGAAGCAACTGCAAGAGGCAGCCCAGGAGCTCTTCAGCCCTGCATCTCAAACCATGGGAGACAACTGTCTTTGAAAAGGGCTTCAGACGCCAGCAAAGAACTGACAGAGTCACTCTGCGCGCAAGACCCTGGAGGGCGCAACTTTGAAGGCAGCATGGAAGACTATGAAGGAAACCCCCACCAAGAGAAAACACAGACCCTGCCAAAGAACGAAATCAGAAGTGAGGAGACCCTTCCCCAAACCAACCCAGTGCCTCCCCTCAAGGACTCTCCGAATGGAGACCTACAGCAGGTCCCACTAACTATCTACCTAAAGGAGAACATAAAAGTGCCATCAGCCAATGGAGTGCATGAGCCTAGCACCAATGGGCATGGAGCAGTACCAGCGAGTGATAGTGAGAACAACGTGCTCAACAGGGAATGGACTGCCTCCGTGGCAGACAAGGAGAAGAACGGAGATGTTATTGTCAAAGAGCAGAATGTGCCAGTGATTGACAAAGTGACTGTTCCGGTTGCGAGCAGAGAGTCGACTGTTCCGGTTGCGAGCAGAGAGTCGACTGTTCCGGTTGCGAGCAAAGAGGCGACTGTTCTGGTTGCGAGTAAAGAGGCGACTGTTCCGGTTGTGAGCAGAGAAGTGACTGTTCCGGTTGCGAGCAGAGAGGCGACTGTTCCAGTTAGCAGCCAAGAGGCGACTGTTCCATTTGTGAGCAAAGAGGCGACTGTTCCGGTTGTGAGCAAAGAGGCGACTGTTCCGGTTAGCAGCCAAGAGTCGACTGTTCCATTTATGAGCAAAGAGGCGACTGTTCCGGTTAGCAGCCAAGAGTCGACTGTTCCGTTTATGAGCAAAGAGGTGACTGTTCCGGTTAGCAGCCAAGAGTCGAGCGTTCCGGTTGTGAGCAAAGAGTGGAATGGCGTCCCCAATAAGCAATATTATGAAGTTCACCTCACTTTGGCTAAACCCAAGCCGGTGAAGAACAGAACCGCAAGACCGTTTGGAACGCAAGCAACTGTTACCATAAGCCAACCACCAGAGAAAAGTGCTGGGGTTGAACTTCCTCCACCCCCTACCTATGCCGAGACCTTGTTCAGTCCACCTCCAGTTACTAGGGTCAGGTCACCTCCTGCATACTCAGCCTTGTATCCCAGTGCAGAACAGAAGCCTCCTCTTCTGCAAGGGCCTCCTCATGGAGAAAGCAAATCAACACCTCTGCCTAAAACAGGAATACTGGAGGAGTCCGTGGCCCGGAAAGCAATTAAGAAACCCATGTTCACCTTTGTTGAAAAGCCAAAGGTGGCTCCCAACCCAGACCTTTTGAATTTGGTGCAGAGTGCTGATATAAGGAAGAAGCAGAAGGAGCAAGGAGAACCAGTCCCAGAGGAAGAACCATTTGCTCTTGGGGCGGAAGCGTCCAACTTCCTGCATCAGAATGCACTGAAAAGCGGGCCTCACATGGAGTCTGCAGACGATGCCCCGGAGTGGTCTTCATGCCTGAAGTCCCCAAGATTACAGCCTAAGCCTCAAATGAAACCAAATCAAACCCTAACCGAAGCGAAAGGAAAAGGAGCTGAGCTGTTTGCCAGGAGGCAATCAAGGATGGAGAAATACGTCATCGAGTCCCCGACACATCCGGCCTTGGGCAGATCACCTTCACCAACCATGTCtctgccaccctcctggaagtatGCCTCCAATGTTCATGCAACACCTGCGCCCTTCAGGCCCTCACCCAAGAGTCCAGCCAGGTCATTCAAAACTCCCCCCGCATCTTTGTACAACAGCAGCATCCCGGAGAGTGAGATTGCCCAAAAGGAGCTGGAAATCTCAAAGCAGAAGCCGTACCAGCTCCAATCCTCTTTGTTCATCCTCTCCCCAGCTAAAGAACCGGTGAGGTCTTTGCCAAGGGGGGCGCCACCGCCACAACCTGCATTTCCCGACTCTCCTTCGCACATAAGACACACCTCTTGCCCAACGTCTCCCTTGAcaccttcccctgctctgcatTCTCCGGCTCTGTCAAGTTCAAGCCAGCCAACATCGGGCCCTCTTTTTCCACCTGCAGGGACTGTGCTCCTTGCCCAAGACATCAGAACGAGTGCCCCCTTTGCATCCCCTTCCAGAGTGTTGTCACCAAGAGCCAAAGGAGTCTTCCAAGCTCCCAGACCTGCTTATTCCACCAGGAACGCAGGGATTGAGCCCCAG gagagaagagtgtccctgcctgcctccctgccctggagcccacgcCCGGGGCCCCCCTCGAGCCCCCTGGATGGGTGGCTGAGCCCAGCCCCGATGTCAGAGCCTGAGGACGGCAGcgtgaggagcccccctcctcccatgTCACCGTCATGGAGCGAGCGGTCCCTCTCGCCGCTGCGGCCTGAGGCGGAGCCCAGGGCCAGCCGGCAAATGCAGGCCCTGCTCGCCAGGAACATCATCAATGCTGCCAGGAGAAAGAGCGCCTCCCCCAAAGCCCTGGGGCCAGAGGGCATCGGGCCCTACCCACCCCCCAGCGGCTCCAGGGCatcaccctgcagcagccccagagccctggacaACCCCTCGCTGAGTCCGCAGTCTCCGAGAGCCGCGTGGCCGGCTGGGCACAGCCCTTCCAGCTCCGGGACCCCACAGTTCAGCACCTCGGCCTGCATCGGCCCAAGGGCTTTCAGTGGCCACTCCCTGACCTACATCAGCCCTCTGCAGTCGCCGCGAGCAGCCAGGCCGGACGGGCACAGGGCCTTCACGTTACCCACCAGCACCGGGGCCCTGGTGATCAAcgccgcagctggcagcagccccgGCAGCCCAGGCAGTTCCTCTCCAACCAGCAGGCACCCAGCGCCAGCCCCAGAGTCCACGTGGCCGGATGGCCACAGGATTCCGACCACAtcccccagcactggggcacTACCAGGCAACCCCTCCTCTTGCACCAGTCCCAGGAGCCTGGCGTCCTTCTCGCCAACCTTCATTCGCCCCGTGCAGTCGCCACAGGGGGGCGTGAGGGCCCCCGTGAAGCGGTACACCTCCAGGTCCTCCACGGACTCCGATGTATCCCTTGACTCAGAAGACTCAGGGCTCAAGTCTCCTGGGATCCACAGCTTTAACATCTGTCCCCGCGGCTGGACCGGGAGCATGCGGCTGAAGCCAGGGCGCCTGCCCTCGGAAGCGTCCTGCACCTCCTAG